A stretch of the Buchananella sp. 14KM1171 genome encodes the following:
- the pgl gene encoding 6-phosphogluconolactonase — MSKQVASRVVVLPDLEAAAELAGARLLDGIIADLSTQDVTHVVLTGGTAGIRMLVRAAANPLAAAVDWRRVHIWWGDERYLAENHPERNSFQAHTALLDHLPAPAHLHPIPGPPMALEQAGVEFARALVAHARVGDDLPRFDQVFLGVGPDGHVASIFPGHATLQAGGTVVVEANSPKPPAERVSLTLGALATAKRLTFLIAGADKGPVLGEIATDTDCALPAAVLDRLSGHHGAWLTDQPAMQASGLPGALER, encoded by the coding sequence GTGAGCAAGCAGGTTGCAAGCCGAGTCGTCGTGCTGCCGGACCTGGAGGCAGCGGCCGAGCTGGCAGGTGCCCGCCTGCTGGACGGCATCATCGCCGACCTGTCCACGCAGGACGTGACGCACGTGGTCCTCACCGGCGGCACCGCCGGCATCAGGATGCTGGTGCGCGCGGCGGCCAACCCGCTCGCGGCGGCCGTGGACTGGCGCCGGGTGCACATCTGGTGGGGCGACGAGCGCTATCTGGCTGAGAACCACCCGGAGCGCAACTCCTTCCAGGCGCACACGGCGCTGCTGGACCACCTGCCCGCGCCGGCCCACCTGCACCCCATCCCGGGGCCGCCGATGGCGCTGGAGCAGGCGGGCGTGGAGTTCGCGCGGGCGCTGGTGGCGCACGCCCGCGTGGGCGACGACCTGCCCCGCTTCGACCAGGTTTTCCTGGGCGTGGGGCCAGACGGGCACGTGGCCTCGATCTTCCCGGGGCACGCCACGCTGCAAGCCGGCGGGACCGTGGTGGTGGAGGCCAACTCCCCCAAGCCCCCGGCCGAGCGGGTCTCCCTGACCCTCGGGGCGCTTGCCACCGCGAAGCGGCTGACGTTCCTGATCGCCGGGGCGGACAAGGGCCCGGTCCTGGGCGAGATCGCCACCGACACGGACTGTGCCCTGCCTGCGGCGGTGCTGGACCGGCTCTCCGGGCACCACGGTGCCTGGTTGACCGACCAGCCCGCGATGCAGGCCTCGGGGCTGCCCGGGGCGCTGGAGCGGTAG
- the tkt gene encoding transketolase — MPAPLNLTELDLRAIDTAKVLAADAVENAGHGHPGAAISLAPIAYTLFQRFLRYDVADDRWEGRDRFVLSAGHSALTQYVQLYLAGLGLELDDLKALRTWGSLTPGHPELGHTKFVETTTGPLGAGLATAVGMSFSQRRVRGLLDPHTEAGKSPFDHRVYVIASDGDLQEGVTAEACSLAGTQELGNLIVLWDDNRISIEDNTDIAFTEDVLGRYDAYGWHTQRVDFTATGQYVEDLDALAAAIETAKADARPSLIAVRTIIGWPSPTKQNTGGIHGSKLGGEELAGLKEALGFDPAQMFAVEEAVVEHTRAGAAALSAAARKEWDELYAAWAQANPAGVELLERLQARRLPEGWQESIPAFGTGKPMATRAASGAVLSALAGVLPELWGGSADLAGSNNTTMKGEPSFLPAHRSTGEFSGHEYGRTLHFGIREHAMGSILNGIATQGLTRPYGGTFLQFADYMRPAVRLACLMDVPSIFVWTHDSIGLGEDGPTHQPVEHLAALRAIPGLSVVRPADAAETAVAWREVLVRDKAAGLILSRQNLADPVRDEASGLASAEGVARGGYVLREAGAVGGAGQSTAGEQGAAGKVDVVLIATGSEVAVALEAQELLAAEGVAARVVSMPCVEWFDAQDADYREQVLPASVRARVTVEAGIAQSWYRFLGDAGVPVSLEHFGASASAERLFEEYGFTAQNVAAAARQSIARAGSAA; from the coding sequence GTGCCCGCGCCCCTAAACCTGACCGAACTGGACCTCCGCGCAATTGACACCGCCAAGGTGCTGGCGGCCGACGCGGTAGAGAACGCAGGCCACGGCCACCCCGGCGCGGCGATCTCACTCGCCCCCATCGCCTACACGCTCTTTCAGCGCTTCTTGCGGTACGACGTTGCCGACGACCGGTGGGAGGGCCGCGACCGGTTCGTGCTGTCGGCGGGGCACTCCGCCCTCACCCAGTACGTCCAGCTCTACCTGGCCGGCCTGGGCCTGGAACTGGACGACCTGAAGGCGTTGCGCACCTGGGGCTCCCTCACCCCCGGCCACCCCGAGCTGGGGCACACCAAGTTCGTCGAGACCACCACCGGTCCGCTCGGTGCGGGCCTGGCCACTGCCGTCGGTATGTCCTTCTCCCAGCGCCGCGTGCGCGGCCTGCTGGACCCGCACACCGAGGCCGGCAAGTCCCCGTTCGACCACCGCGTCTACGTGATCGCCTCCGACGGCGACCTGCAAGAGGGCGTGACCGCGGAGGCATGCTCCCTGGCCGGCACCCAGGAGCTGGGCAACCTCATCGTGCTGTGGGACGACAACCGCATCTCGATCGAGGACAACACGGACATCGCCTTCACCGAGGACGTGCTGGGCCGCTACGACGCCTACGGCTGGCACACCCAGCGCGTGGACTTCACCGCCACCGGGCAGTACGTGGAGGACCTGGACGCCCTGGCCGCCGCCATCGAGACCGCCAAGGCAGACGCCCGCCCCTCCCTCATCGCGGTGCGCACCATCATCGGCTGGCCCTCCCCCACCAAGCAGAACACCGGTGGCATCCACGGCTCCAAGCTGGGCGGCGAGGAGCTGGCCGGGCTGAAGGAGGCCCTGGGCTTCGACCCGGCGCAGATGTTCGCCGTGGAAGAAGCAGTGGTGGAGCACACCCGCGCCGGCGCGGCCGCGCTCTCCGCCGCCGCCCGTAAGGAGTGGGACGAGCTCTACGCCGCCTGGGCGCAGGCCAACCCCGCCGGCGTCGAGCTCCTGGAGCGGCTGCAGGCCCGCCGCCTGCCCGAGGGCTGGCAGGAGTCCATCCCCGCCTTCGGCACCGGCAAGCCGATGGCCACGCGCGCCGCCTCCGGCGCCGTCCTCAGCGCCCTGGCCGGCGTGCTACCCGAGCTGTGGGGCGGCTCCGCCGACCTGGCCGGCTCCAACAACACCACCATGAAGGGTGAGCCCTCCTTCCTGCCCGCCCACCGCTCCACCGGCGAGTTCTCCGGCCACGAGTACGGGCGCACCCTGCACTTCGGCATCCGCGAGCACGCCATGGGCTCCATCCTCAACGGCATCGCCACCCAGGGACTCACCCGTCCCTACGGCGGCACCTTCCTGCAGTTCGCCGACTACATGCGCCCCGCCGTGCGCCTGGCCTGCCTCATGGACGTGCCCTCCATCTTCGTGTGGACCCACGACTCCATCGGCCTGGGCGAGGACGGCCCCACCCACCAGCCCGTGGAGCACCTGGCCGCGCTGCGCGCCATCCCAGGCCTGAGCGTCGTGCGTCCCGCCGACGCTGCCGAGACGGCCGTGGCCTGGCGCGAGGTGCTGGTGCGAGACAAGGCCGCCGGCCTGATCCTCTCCCGCCAGAACCTCGCCGACCCGGTACGCGACGAAGCCAGCGGCCTGGCCAGCGCCGAGGGCGTGGCCCGCGGCGGCTACGTGCTGCGCGAGGCCGGGGCCGTCGGCGGCGCAGGCCAGAGCACGGCCGGCGAGCAGGGGGCGGCCGGCAAGGTCGACGTCGTCCTCATCGCCACCGGCTCCGAGGTCGCGGTCGCGCTGGAGGCGCAGGAACTGCTGGCCGCCGAGGGCGTGGCCGCGCGCGTCGTGTCCATGCCGTGCGTGGAGTGGTTCGACGCGCAGGACGCCGACTACCGCGAGCAGGTCCTGCCCGCATCCGTACGTGCGCGGGTTACCGTGGAGGCCGGTATCGCCCAGAGCTGGTACCGCTTCCTCGGCGACGCCGGCGTGCCCGTCAGCCTGGAGCACTTCGGTGCCTCCGCCTCCGCCGAGCGCCTCTTCGAGGAGTACGGCTTCACCGCCCAGAACGTGGCCGCCGCCGCCCGCCAGTCCATCGCGCGCGCCGGCAGCGCCGCCTGA
- a CDS encoding glucose-6-phosphate isomerase: MSNEEMIEETQCCEGCGCGEPETTEEFLEDDDLIVALAGLPFEEDQEEACEGGCGGGDEGPTPALEVMTTGVASDAAYAHVERLVEDKIASRIAAKDSTIWGEAAQPEASIRLGWTHLHTTSRDLVEPIRALREELLADGIDRVVLAGMGGSSLAPEVIAGTYGVDLVVLDSTDPDQVARGLSGDLARTVLVVSSKSGGTVETDSQRRVFEAAFTEAGLDAAKHIVVVTDPGSPLFHAATEAGYRKIFEADPTVGGRFSALTAFGLVPTGLAGVDVEQLLNDAAAVADELAEDSPANPALILGAAIAGTDPLRDKLVLADDGSGLFHFGDWAEQLVAESTGKDGVGLLPVVASLEAPELAEEAGDVLPVFLFNLDADEVLLRSDAVHVAGRLGAAMLLWEYATAIAGVLLGINPFDQPNVESAKAAARELLENTPEPEAAAFVEDGIEVRASAGLLDGVTTVEGALEALYATLDADKGYLAVMAYLDREGAPAGVLEPVRDALARRVARPVTFGWGPRFLHSTGQLHKGGFPIGAFLQITGTATAQLDIPGREFDLATLIGAQAAGDAAVLAEHDRPVVRFHVQNAAALERLAALLQA, translated from the coding sequence ATGAGCAACGAAGAGATGATCGAAGAGACGCAGTGCTGCGAGGGTTGCGGCTGCGGCGAGCCGGAGACCACCGAGGAGTTCCTGGAGGACGACGACCTGATCGTGGCGCTGGCCGGCCTGCCCTTCGAAGAGGACCAGGAGGAGGCCTGCGAGGGGGGCTGCGGCGGCGGGGACGAGGGCCCCACCCCGGCCCTCGAGGTCATGACCACCGGCGTCGCCTCCGACGCCGCCTACGCGCACGTCGAGCGCCTGGTGGAGGACAAGATCGCCTCCCGCATCGCCGCGAAGGACTCCACCATCTGGGGAGAGGCCGCGCAGCCGGAGGCCTCCATCCGCCTGGGCTGGACCCACCTGCACACCACCTCCCGCGACCTGGTGGAGCCCATCCGCGCCCTGCGCGAGGAGCTGCTGGCCGACGGCATCGACCGCGTGGTACTGGCCGGCATGGGCGGCTCCTCCCTGGCCCCCGAGGTGATCGCCGGTACCTACGGCGTTGACCTGGTGGTGCTGGACTCCACCGACCCCGACCAGGTGGCGCGCGGCCTGTCCGGCGACCTGGCCCGCACCGTCCTGGTGGTCTCCTCCAAGTCCGGTGGCACCGTGGAGACCGACTCCCAGCGCCGCGTCTTCGAGGCCGCCTTCACCGAGGCCGGCCTGGACGCCGCCAAGCACATCGTGGTGGTCACCGACCCGGGCTCGCCGCTGTTCCACGCCGCCACCGAGGCCGGCTACCGCAAGATCTTCGAGGCCGACCCGACCGTGGGTGGCCGCTTCTCCGCCCTGACCGCCTTCGGTCTGGTGCCGACCGGTCTGGCCGGCGTGGACGTGGAGCAGCTGCTGAACGACGCTGCCGCAGTGGCCGACGAGCTGGCCGAGGACTCCCCCGCCAACCCGGCCCTGATCCTGGGCGCCGCCATCGCGGGCACCGACCCGCTGCGCGACAAGCTGGTGCTGGCCGACGACGGCTCCGGCCTGTTCCACTTCGGCGACTGGGCCGAGCAGCTGGTGGCCGAGTCCACCGGTAAGGACGGCGTTGGCCTGCTGCCCGTGGTGGCCTCCCTGGAGGCCCCCGAGCTGGCCGAGGAGGCCGGCGACGTGCTGCCGGTGTTCCTCTTCAACCTGGACGCCGACGAGGTGCTGCTGCGCTCCGACGCCGTGCACGTGGCCGGCCGCCTGGGCGCCGCCATGCTGCTTTGGGAGTACGCCACCGCCATCGCGGGCGTGCTGCTGGGCATCAACCCGTTCGACCAGCCCAACGTGGAGTCCGCCAAGGCCGCCGCGCGCGAGCTGCTGGAGAACACCCCGGAGCCGGAGGCCGCCGCGTTCGTGGAGGACGGCATCGAGGTGCGCGCCTCCGCCGGTCTGCTGGACGGCGTGACCACAGTCGAGGGCGCCCTCGAGGCCCTGTACGCCACCCTGGACGCGGACAAGGGCTACCTGGCCGTCATGGCCTACCTGGACCGCGAGGGCGCGCCGGCCGGCGTGCTGGAGCCGGTGCGTGACGCCCTGGCCCGCCGCGTGGCCCGCCCCGTCACCTTCGGGTGGGGCCCGCGCTTCCTGCACTCCACCGGCCAGCTCCACAAGGGCGGCTTCCCGATCGGTGCGTTCCTGCAGATCACCGGCACCGCCACCGCCCAGCTGGACATCCCGGGCCGCGAGTTCGACCTGGCCACGCTGATCGGCGCGCAGGCCGCCGGTGACGCCGCTGTCCTGGCCGAGCACGACCGCCCGGTGGTGCGCTTCCACGTGCAGAACGCGGCCGCCCTGGAGCGCCTGGCCGCGCTCCTGCAGGCATGA
- the zwf gene encoding glucose-6-phosphate dehydrogenase, with amino-acid sequence MRGAEEVALEQLATLRDPLDRRLPRVAGPSALVIFGVTGDLAKKKLLPAVYDLAARGLLHPAFTLIGYGRRDWSDEFFASTVREAVVAHARTRFDERIWAQLAAGIRFVQGNFDDDAGFDRLAETLADVDATRGTGGNTAFYLSVPPDAFAKVCGQLARVGLDDTSRGWSRVVIEKPFGHDLVSARELDAAVSRVFPETSVFRIDHYLGKETVQNLLAMRFANRMFEPLWNASHVDHVQITMAEDIGIGSRAGYYDGIGAARDILQNHLLQLLALTAMEEPASLDPDNLRQEKIKVLEAVRVPEDLAQAGARGRYGAGWQGGQKVRAYVEEDGIAPDSTTETYAALRLFIHNRRWAGVPFYLRAGKRLGRRVTEIAVVFKKSLHSPFHDTEIDGLGHNALVVRVQPDEGVTLRFGAKVPGTMTHVRDVSMDFGYGHAFTENSPEAYERLILDVLLGEPPLFPRQAEVELSWRILDPVLEYWAANGAPDTYEPGSWGPASSDKLLAADGRAWRLP; translated from the coding sequence ATGAGGGGTGCCGAAGAGGTAGCCCTGGAGCAGCTGGCCACCCTGCGGGATCCGCTCGATCGGCGGCTCCCGCGGGTGGCCGGCCCCAGTGCCCTGGTGATCTTTGGTGTCACCGGCGACCTCGCCAAGAAGAAGCTGCTGCCCGCCGTCTACGACCTGGCGGCGCGCGGACTGCTGCACCCGGCCTTCACGCTGATCGGCTACGGCCGGCGCGACTGGAGCGACGAGTTCTTTGCCTCCACCGTGCGCGAGGCCGTGGTGGCGCACGCCCGCACTCGTTTCGACGAGCGCATCTGGGCGCAGCTGGCCGCCGGCATCCGCTTCGTGCAGGGCAACTTTGACGACGACGCCGGTTTTGACCGCCTGGCGGAGACGCTGGCGGACGTGGACGCCACCCGTGGGACGGGCGGCAACACCGCCTTCTACCTGTCGGTGCCGCCGGACGCGTTCGCTAAGGTGTGTGGCCAGCTGGCCCGCGTGGGCCTGGATGACACCTCGCGCGGCTGGTCCCGCGTGGTCATCGAGAAGCCCTTTGGGCACGACCTGGTTAGCGCACGTGAGCTGGACGCCGCGGTTTCCCGGGTGTTCCCGGAGACCAGCGTGTTCCGCATCGACCACTACCTGGGCAAGGAGACGGTGCAGAACCTGCTGGCGATGCGCTTCGCCAACCGCATGTTCGAGCCGCTGTGGAACGCCAGCCACGTGGACCACGTGCAGATCACGATGGCCGAGGACATCGGCATCGGTTCGCGCGCCGGCTACTACGACGGCATTGGCGCGGCCCGCGACATCCTGCAAAACCACCTGCTCCAGCTGCTGGCGTTGACGGCGATGGAGGAGCCGGCCTCCCTGGACCCGGACAACCTGCGCCAGGAGAAGATCAAGGTGCTGGAGGCCGTGCGGGTGCCGGAGGACCTGGCCCAGGCCGGGGCGCGCGGGCGCTACGGGGCCGGCTGGCAGGGCGGGCAGAAGGTGCGCGCCTACGTGGAGGAGGACGGCATCGCGCCCGATTCCACCACGGAGACGTACGCGGCCCTGCGCCTGTTCATCCACAATCGCCGCTGGGCCGGGGTGCCGTTCTACCTGCGGGCTGGCAAGCGCCTGGGCCGCCGCGTCACCGAGATCGCGGTGGTGTTCAAGAAGTCGCTGCACTCCCCCTTCCACGACACGGAGATCGACGGCCTGGGCCACAACGCCCTGGTGGTGCGCGTGCAGCCCGACGAGGGTGTGACGCTGCGCTTTGGCGCCAAGGTGCCGGGCACCATGACGCACGTGCGCGACGTGTCGATGGACTTCGGCTACGGGCACGCCTTCACCGAGAACTCCCCGGAGGCATACGAGCGCCTGATCTTGGACGTGCTGCTCGGCGAACCGCCGCTGTTCCCGCGCCAGGCCGAGGTGGAGTTGTCTTGGCGCATCCTGGACCCGGTGTTGGAGTACTGGGCAGCCAACGGCGCGCCGGACACCTACGAGCCGGGCTCGTGGGGGCCGGCCAGTTCCGACAAGCTGCTGGCGGCCGACGGGCGCGCCTGGCGCCTGCCATAG
- a CDS encoding glucose-6-phosphate dehydrogenase assembly protein OpcA: MRIKLAYTSSAKVAARLLELRESGGSSALGRVLTLVVVVPSPADVEDALAATTAASLEHPCRVIVVTGSCATCSEAGAAEVGMDDAAAPANGAVTPCEEPRLDAEIRVGRGAGASDIVVLNGRGEVGGPETLIAPLLLPDSPIVVWWPTDPPKAPSQDPLGKLAHRRITDSRGTQNPIERLKELAQQHVPGDSDLSWSGVTIWRSLIVLAAGEPPLAPITSVDVWGSATHPAGRLIGAWLRVQLGVPVRMHINPEAATVNRVVLHRETGDVEIDRPVGSAVAVLRRPGVPDVSLALPRRTTADCLMEELRRLDVDAIYAKVISQGLELVEEVQ, translated from the coding sequence GTGCGAATCAAACTTGCTTACACCTCCTCCGCGAAGGTGGCCGCCCGGCTGCTGGAGCTGCGCGAATCGGGCGGCTCCTCTGCGCTCGGGCGCGTGCTGACGCTCGTGGTGGTGGTCCCCTCGCCCGCCGACGTGGAGGACGCCCTGGCGGCCACCACTGCGGCTTCCTTGGAGCACCCGTGCCGCGTGATCGTGGTGACCGGTTCGTGCGCCACGTGTAGCGAAGCGGGCGCCGCGGAAGTCGGGATGGACGACGCTGCCGCCCCGGCCAACGGCGCGGTGACGCCGTGCGAGGAACCGCGCCTGGACGCGGAGATCCGCGTGGGCCGTGGGGCCGGTGCCAGCGACATCGTGGTGCTGAACGGGCGCGGCGAGGTGGGTGGTCCGGAGACCCTGATCGCCCCGCTGCTGCTGCCCGACTCCCCGATCGTGGTGTGGTGGCCCACCGACCCGCCCAAGGCGCCCAGCCAGGACCCGTTGGGCAAGCTGGCCCACCGGCGCATCACGGACTCGCGCGGCACGCAAAACCCGATCGAGCGACTGAAGGAGCTGGCCCAGCAGCACGTGCCGGGCGACTCGGACCTCTCCTGGTCCGGCGTGACCATCTGGCGCTCGCTGATCGTGCTGGCCGCCGGTGAGCCGCCGCTGGCGCCGATCACGTCCGTCGACGTCTGGGGCAGCGCTACCCACCCGGCCGGGCGGCTCATCGGCGCCTGGCTGCGCGTCCAGTTGGGCGTGCCCGTGCGCATGCACATCAACCCGGAGGCGGCCACCGTCAACCGGGTGGTGCTGCACCGCGAGACTGGCGATGTGGAAATCGACCGTCCCGTGGGAAGTGCGGTGGCGGTGCTGCGTCGTCCAGGCGTCCCCGACGTCTCTCTGGCGCTGCCGCGGCGCACCACTGCGGACTGCCTGATGGAGGAACTGCGCCGCCTCGACGTGGACGCGATCTACGCGAAGGTGATCTCGCAGGGACTGGAGCTGGTCGAGGAGGTCCAGTGA
- a CDS encoding pseudouridine synthase — translation MSEFHARAARTGHGGVKRRGPVRGKATEPVANVHDPSGERLQKVLAAAGVGSRRQCESLIAAGRVQVNGQVVTELGVRVGPGVKIHVDGTPVQTDMGKITIAFNKPTGVVSTMSDDQGRFHIGEWFQDRKERLFHVGRLDTDTEGLILLTNDGELAHRLSHPSYEIRKTYLATVEGTCKPGLVKRLESGVELEDGPVVCDKVTIKAATPWGSIVEIVLHEGRNRIVRRLMEEVGHPVTRLVRTRVGPILLGDLKPGRHRVISGPELSSLMQAVDL, via the coding sequence ATGAGCGAGTTCCACGCGCGCGCCGCCCGCACCGGGCACGGCGGAGTCAAGAGGCGCGGACCGGTGCGCGGTAAGGCCACCGAGCCGGTGGCCAACGTGCATGACCCCTCCGGTGAGCGCCTGCAGAAGGTGCTGGCCGCCGCCGGGGTGGGTTCGCGTCGGCAGTGCGAGTCCCTGATCGCCGCCGGGCGTGTGCAGGTCAACGGCCAGGTTGTCACCGAGCTGGGCGTGCGCGTGGGCCCGGGCGTGAAGATTCACGTGGACGGCACGCCGGTGCAGACTGACATGGGCAAGATCACCATCGCCTTCAACAAGCCCACGGGCGTGGTCTCCACGATGAGCGACGACCAGGGCCGCTTCCACATCGGCGAGTGGTTTCAGGACCGCAAGGAGCGCCTGTTCCACGTGGGTCGCCTGGACACGGACACCGAGGGGCTGATCCTGCTGACGAACGACGGCGAGCTGGCCCATCGGCTGTCCCACCCGTCGTACGAGATCCGCAAGACCTACCTGGCCACGGTGGAGGGCACCTGCAAGCCGGGCCTGGTCAAGCGCCTGGAGAGCGGCGTGGAGCTGGAGGACGGCCCGGTGGTGTGCGACAAGGTCACCATCAAGGCCGCCACCCCGTGGGGTTCGATCGTGGAGATCGTGCTGCACGAGGGCCGCAACCGGATCGTGCGCCGCCTGATGGAGGAGGTGGGCCACCCGGTCACGCGCCTGGTGCGCACCCGCGTGGGCCCGATCCTGCTGGGTGACCTGAAGCCGGGGCGCCACCGCGTGATCTCCGGCCCGGAGTTGTCTTCCCTGATGCAGGCCGTGGACCTGTGA
- a CDS encoding site-specific tyrosine recombinase XerD: MAATTQAPPHGQALPGPLSAQIPLYLAHLRVERGLAENTLASYRRDLQRYNAFLAGREVADAAALTEQDIEACVQACRLGQDGGTPLAASSAARLVASVRGLHRFLLEEGVVARDVSADVARPAVPKALPKALDLPTVEAILAAAARKPGPAGARNAALLEFLYATGARISEAVGMDVDDVCLSEPASALLRGKGRKERVVPVGSHAVAALRGYIAAARPELVARGEGTPALFVNARGQRLSRQSAWAVLQEAAAAADVQEHISPHVLRHSFATHILNAGADVRVVQELLGHASVTTTQIYTRVTAQALREVYATSHPRAR, encoded by the coding sequence GTGGCCGCAACGACGCAGGCGCCGCCGCACGGTCAGGCGTTGCCCGGCCCGCTTTCTGCCCAGATTCCGCTCTACCTGGCCCACCTGCGGGTGGAGCGCGGCCTGGCTGAGAACACGCTTGCTTCCTACCGCCGCGACCTGCAGCGTTACAACGCCTTTCTGGCTGGCAGGGAGGTGGCCGACGCTGCCGCCCTTACCGAGCAGGACATCGAGGCCTGCGTGCAGGCCTGCCGGCTGGGGCAGGACGGTGGCACGCCGCTGGCGGCTTCCTCTGCGGCCCGGCTGGTGGCCTCTGTGCGTGGACTGCACCGCTTCCTGTTGGAGGAGGGGGTGGTGGCCCGCGACGTGAGCGCGGACGTGGCCCGGCCGGCGGTGCCCAAGGCGCTGCCCAAGGCGCTGGACCTGCCCACGGTGGAGGCGATTCTGGCGGCGGCCGCCCGCAAGCCGGGCCCGGCCGGTGCGCGCAACGCGGCGCTGCTGGAGTTCCTCTACGCCACCGGCGCGCGGATCAGCGAGGCGGTGGGGATGGACGTGGACGACGTCTGCCTGAGCGAACCCGCCTCGGCGCTGCTGCGCGGAAAGGGCAGGAAGGAGCGTGTGGTGCCGGTGGGTAGTCACGCGGTGGCGGCGCTGCGCGGCTACATCGCGGCGGCCCGCCCGGAGTTGGTGGCGCGCGGCGAGGGCACGCCCGCGCTGTTCGTCAACGCGCGCGGGCAGCGGCTCTCGCGCCAGTCGGCCTGGGCGGTGCTGCAGGAGGCCGCCGCTGCGGCGGACGTGCAGGAGCACATCTCCCCGCACGTGCTGCGTCACTCGTTTGCCACCCACATCCTGAATGCCGGGGCGGACGTGCGCGTGGTGCAGGAGCTGCTGGGGCACGCCTCGGTGACCACCACGCAGATCTATACGCGCGTCACGGCCCAGGCGCTGCGGGAGGTCTACGCCACCAGTCATCCCCGCGCGCGCTGA
- a CDS encoding ParA family protein yields MSENLSFPELADLSPGFPEPPALEGHGPARIIAMCNQKGGVGKTTTTINLGAALAEYGRRVLIIDFDPQGAASAGLGVAAHDLDNTIYTLMTQPKMDIHDVIVPTATRNLDLVPANIDLSAAEMQLVNEVARESILARALRPVLDEYDVIIIDCQPSLGLLTVNALTAAHGVLIPLEAEFFALRGVALLVENIEKVRDRLNPRLTIDGILATMVDKRTLHTREVLERLEQAFGDTVFKTQIGRTIKFPDATVATEPILSYAPNHAGAHAYRQLARELIARGASA; encoded by the coding sequence GTGAGTGAGAACCTGAGCTTTCCCGAGCTAGCAGATCTGAGCCCTGGGTTCCCGGAGCCGCCCGCGCTGGAGGGGCACGGCCCGGCCCGCATCATCGCCATGTGCAACCAGAAGGGCGGGGTCGGTAAGACCACCACCACCATCAACCTGGGCGCCGCACTGGCTGAGTACGGCCGCCGGGTTCTCATCATCGACTTCGACCCGCAGGGCGCCGCCTCCGCAGGCCTGGGCGTGGCCGCGCACGACCTGGACAACACCATCTACACGCTGATGACCCAGCCGAAGATGGACATCCACGACGTCATCGTTCCCACCGCCACGCGCAACCTGGACCTGGTGCCGGCCAACATCGACCTGTCCGCCGCAGAGATGCAGCTGGTCAACGAGGTGGCCCGCGAGTCCATCCTGGCGCGCGCGCTGCGCCCGGTGCTGGACGAGTACGACGTGATCATCATCGACTGCCAGCCCTCCCTGGGCCTGCTCACGGTCAACGCGCTCACCGCCGCCCACGGCGTGCTGATCCCGCTGGAGGCGGAGTTCTTTGCGCTGCGCGGCGTGGCCCTGCTGGTGGAGAACATCGAGAAGGTGCGCGATCGCCTCAACCCGCGCCTGACCATCGACGGCATCCTGGCCACTATGGTGGACAAGCGCACGCTGCACACCCGCGAGGTGCTGGAGCGCCTGGAGCAGGCCTTCGGGGACACCGTGTTCAAGACCCAGATCGGACGGACCATCAAGTTCCCCGACGCCACGGTGGCCACCGAGCCGATCCTCTCCTACGCCCCGAACCACGCCGGCGCGCACGCCTACCGCCAGCTTGCCCGCGAGCTCATCGCCCGCGGCGCGAGCGCCTGA
- a CDS encoding DUF6318 family protein, translating into MEINPTQQPAVAATRPARRAAPRLLLATLVALPLTLAACSTQTEAPPAPLPMPSVNTTAPASSQPSDQSTQATPVPSGPSQTPLLPEQIQAPVPSDVALENSADGAEAYAYFLFQAWWYLINTHDLDWWDTNIPDCDWKHQIYSIAAEKERRGLRNETAEITPYTTSRKVNPENSSEFAITLRANVGDIYEISKGGTREISTKATTFELTARLEYRDSGWKIVGAVNSTVGDEQ; encoded by the coding sequence ATGGAGATCAACCCGACCCAGCAACCGGCAGTGGCCGCCACGCGCCCGGCCCGGCGGGCGGCACCACGGCTTCTCCTTGCCACCCTGGTGGCCCTTCCCCTGACCCTGGCCGCCTGCTCGACCCAAACCGAGGCGCCCCCGGCCCCGCTGCCCATGCCCAGCGTGAACACCACGGCGCCGGCGAGCAGCCAGCCCTCCGACCAATCCACCCAGGCAACACCGGTCCCCAGTGGCCCTAGCCAGACACCGCTCTTGCCGGAACAGATACAGGCGCCCGTGCCCTCGGACGTAGCGCTAGAGAACAGCGCCGACGGTGCCGAGGCCTACGCCTACTTCCTCTTCCAAGCCTGGTGGTACCTCATCAACACCCACGACCTGGACTGGTGGGACACCAACATCCCCGACTGCGACTGGAAGCACCAGATTTACTCGATCGCTGCGGAAAAGGAGCGCAGAGGGCTGCGTAACGAAACAGCAGAGATCACCCCTTACACCACAAGCAGGAAGGTGAATCCTGAAAACTCCAGCGAGTTTGCCATTACACTGCGCGCAAACGTCGGGGACATATACGAAATATCCAAGGGTGGCACCAGGGAAATTAGCACAAAAGCAACCACCTTCGAGCTCACCGCCAGATTGGAGTACCGGGACAGCGGCTGGAAGATCGTAGGCGCAGTAAACAGCACGGTCGGAGATGAGCAGTGA